In Gulosibacter molinativorax, a single window of DNA contains:
- the trxA gene encoding thioredoxin: MATVNLNQDNFVETVTGEGIHFVDFWADWCGPCKQFGPVYEEASNEHTDVNFTKVDTEANQQLSASLGIQSIPTLMAFRDGVLLFQQAGALPARALEDVIKAVKEVDMDDVRKKIAEQEQQANQDGAQV, translated from the coding sequence GTGGCAACCGTTAACCTCAACCAAGACAACTTCGTCGAAACCGTTACCGGCGAGGGCATCCACTTTGTCGACTTCTGGGCTGACTGGTGTGGCCCTTGCAAGCAGTTCGGGCCTGTCTACGAAGAGGCGAGCAACGAGCACACCGACGTGAACTTCACGAAGGTAGACACCGAGGCGAACCAGCAGCTCTCGGCAAGCCTGGGCATCCAGTCGATCCCGACCCTCATGGCGTTCCGTGACGGCGTCCTCCTCTTCCAGCAGGCGGGCGCACTGCCCGCACGCGCACTCGAGGACGTCATCAAGGCAGTCAAGGAAGTCGACATGGACGACGTCCGCAAGAAGATCGCCGAGCAGGAACAGCAGGCGAACCAGGATGGCGCACAGGTCTAA
- a CDS encoding heavy metal translocating P-type ATPase has protein sequence MVVTLVMLLVVLALDIVTWSGGPEGYHVTAQWLGSLYVIGIIVYTTIDMIRDMMRGHFGLDILAVVAMAAAVATGEYLAALIVVLMLTGGEALEDYAAMRAQSDLNALLKRAPQTAHRLDPDNPDAPPVDVPASEVRPGDLLLLRPAEIVPVDGTLESGEAEFDESTMTGESLPVLRETGDEIYSGTVNATRAVRMRATASAANSQYQQIMALVSDAQEQKAPTVRLADRYAVPFTIVSLIIAGLAWWFSGDPVRFAAVLVLATPCPLLIAAPVAFIGGMSAAARDGIIVKGGATLEALAKTRSVTFDKTGTLSHGHPELVAIRSTVTAGQREGSALDSAESRQLLQYAASAENYSSHVLAEGVITAAREQGLEQLPTTDASEYATQGVEATVDGHVVRVGKLAFIQEIDPSVQPVDLEAGQTSVAVSIDGRGAGMLILADALRENARPTVDRLRELGVEDVLMLTGDNEQTAHALAEQANITEVHANLRPQDKVDIVRELEKRPVTMVGDGVNDAPVLAIAEVGIAMGAKGATAASESADAVIRRDDIGLVARAVEIGGHTYRVALSAIWLGMILSVGLMLVAAFGYIIPVIGALLQELVDLAAILYALRARTGGKSKVVLEKG, from the coding sequence GTGGTAGTCACATTAGTGATGCTCCTGGTGGTTCTTGCGCTCGACATTGTGACTTGGTCGGGTGGGCCCGAGGGGTACCACGTCACCGCCCAGTGGCTCGGTTCGCTCTACGTCATCGGCATCATCGTGTACACCACGATCGACATGATCCGGGACATGATGCGGGGCCACTTCGGTCTTGACATCCTTGCTGTAGTTGCGATGGCGGCAGCCGTTGCGACGGGGGAGTACCTCGCCGCGCTAATCGTGGTGCTCATGCTCACCGGTGGTGAGGCCCTCGAGGACTACGCCGCGATGCGAGCGCAGAGCGACCTGAATGCGCTGCTCAAGCGGGCCCCGCAGACCGCGCACCGACTCGATCCGGACAACCCGGATGCGCCGCCGGTCGACGTACCGGCAAGCGAGGTGCGGCCAGGAGACCTGCTGCTGCTTCGCCCCGCTGAGATCGTGCCAGTCGACGGCACGCTCGAGAGCGGCGAGGCGGAGTTCGATGAGTCCACGATGACCGGCGAGAGCCTGCCCGTGCTGCGCGAAACCGGCGACGAAATCTACTCGGGCACGGTCAACGCGACCCGCGCGGTAAGGATGCGGGCCACGGCAAGCGCCGCGAACTCGCAGTACCAGCAGATCATGGCGCTCGTGAGCGACGCGCAGGAGCAGAAGGCGCCGACCGTGCGCCTCGCCGACCGCTACGCGGTGCCGTTCACGATCGTTTCGCTCATCATCGCCGGGCTCGCCTGGTGGTTCTCGGGCGACCCGGTGCGGTTCGCCGCGGTGCTCGTGCTCGCGACCCCGTGTCCGCTGCTGATCGCGGCGCCCGTGGCGTTTATCGGCGGCATGAGCGCCGCCGCCCGAGACGGCATCATCGTGAAGGGTGGCGCGACGCTCGAGGCGCTCGCGAAGACGCGCTCCGTCACCTTCGATAAGACCGGCACCCTCTCGCACGGCCACCCCGAGCTCGTCGCGATCCGGTCCACCGTGACCGCCGGACAGCGGGAGGGTAGCGCGCTCGACTCCGCTGAATCGCGCCAGCTGCTGCAGTACGCGGCCTCCGCCGAGAACTACTCCTCGCACGTCCTCGCGGAGGGTGTCATCACCGCCGCCCGCGAGCAGGGCCTCGAGCAGCTGCCGACGACGGATGCATCCGAGTACGCCACGCAGGGCGTCGAGGCGACCGTCGACGGCCACGTGGTTCGTGTCGGGAAGCTCGCGTTCATCCAGGAAATCGACCCGAGCGTCCAACCGGTCGACCTCGAAGCAGGGCAGACCTCCGTCGCGGTCTCGATCGACGGCCGCGGCGCCGGGATGCTCATCCTCGCGGATGCGCTGCGCGAGAACGCGCGCCCGACGGTCGATCGGCTCCGGGAGCTTGGCGTTGAGGATGTGCTGATGCTGACGGGCGACAACGAGCAGACGGCTCACGCGCTCGCCGAGCAGGCGAACATCACCGAGGTGCACGCGAACCTGCGCCCGCAGGACAAGGTCGATATCGTGCGCGAGCTCGAGAAGCGCCCGGTGACGATGGTCGGCGACGGCGTGAACGACGCACCCGTGCTCGCGATCGCCGAGGTCGGCATCGCGATGGGCGCGAAGGGCGCGACCGCCGCAAGCGAGTCGGCGGATGCGGTGATTCGCCGCGACGACATCGGCCTCGTCGCCCGCGCGGTCGAGATTGGTGGCCACACCTACCGCGTCGCGCTCTCGGCGATCTGGCTCGGTATGATCCTGTCGGTCGGCCTGATGCTTGTGGCCGCCTTCGGCTACATCATCCCCGTGATCGGCGCGCTCCTGCAGGAGCTCGTGGACCTCGCCGCCATCCTGTACGCGCTGCGCGCACGTACGGGCGGGAAGTCGAAGGTCGTGCTCGAAAAGGGCTAG
- a CDS encoding FAD-binding and (Fe-S)-binding domain-containing protein codes for MTISEAVRPDAPITPETREVASMIRERIDGEVATSSLRRAEYSSDAGNYRITPEVVAFPKSTEDLIAIADVARVTGKPVHMRGAGTSIAGNAIGRGIVVDTSRYLNRIHSIDPEAKTAKVDPGVIVAQLQKAAKPHGLRFGPDPSTWTRCTIGGMIGNNACGSHSLRFGRTADNVVDLDVIDGLGRRYTASDDLSVVPGLDEFVRENLATIRLEFGRFGRQVSGYGLEALLPENGHSLAKVMVGSEGTLGIVLGATVNLVDIPSSPVTIALGYPSMVAAADDVPALLDQRPGAIEGLDARLADAVRRHHGAEAVAALPEGAGWLLIEMPGEDEIDALDRAHKLVAASSAISSTIIPDAAEARRLWRVREDGVGLASRTLSGEQAWPGFEDAAVPPEKLGSYLREFDKLTEKHGIEGMPYGHFGDGCIHVRLSIPLERDGSALRAFMLDAGRLVAEFGGSMSGEHGDGRARGELLPLMYSEKAIGAFGDLKALFDPKNILNPDVLVNPAPLDADLRRPQALPTPRIRGGFAFAEDSGDFTKAVHRCVGMGKCRADNRDAGGFMCPSYMATKDETHSTRGRARVLQEMTNGKLVKDGWQSQEVADSLDLCLSCKACSSDCPAGVDVAAYKSETLYRKYKGRLRPINHYVLGQLPRWEPLMSAFAPIVNGMFKVDWLRKFILPIAGVDKRRTIPKISGRTFKQDRAKAMKEGKAIRPESPRTDRDRIMVWADSFSNGFNPEIDHDVVQVLQKVGLEVVTPNNQVCCGLTWISTGQLDGARARLSKLMDEFGPVVDAGIPIVGVEPSCTAVLKSDLLELFPDDPRARKIADSTYTLAEVLNGMAPVKPDPDVSLPSLDGVELIVQPHCHQHAVMGFAPDRKLLNSLGARINQLSGCCGLAGNFGLEAGHYETSVAVAENSLLPALREASDDAIFLADGYSCRTQADQLGDTQGKHLATLLNERF; via the coding sequence GTGACGATTAGCGAAGCCGTAAGGCCCGATGCCCCGATCACGCCTGAAACGCGCGAGGTCGCATCCATGATTCGCGAGCGCATCGACGGCGAGGTCGCAACCTCCTCGCTGCGCCGCGCCGAATACTCCTCCGACGCGGGTAATTACCGCATCACCCCCGAGGTGGTCGCGTTCCCGAAGTCCACGGAGGATCTCATCGCGATCGCCGACGTCGCGCGCGTCACCGGCAAGCCCGTTCACATGCGCGGGGCGGGCACATCCATCGCGGGCAACGCGATCGGCCGCGGCATCGTCGTCGACACGTCGCGGTACCTCAACCGCATCCACTCGATCGACCCCGAGGCGAAGACCGCGAAGGTCGACCCGGGCGTCATCGTCGCCCAGCTGCAGAAGGCCGCGAAACCGCACGGGCTGCGCTTCGGCCCCGACCCCTCGACCTGGACTCGCTGCACGATCGGGGGCATGATCGGCAACAACGCGTGCGGCTCGCACTCGCTGCGCTTCGGGCGCACCGCTGACAACGTCGTCGACCTCGACGTCATCGACGGCCTCGGCCGCCGCTACACCGCATCCGATGACCTCTCGGTCGTGCCGGGCCTCGACGAGTTCGTGCGCGAGAACCTCGCGACGATCCGGCTCGAGTTCGGCCGCTTCGGCCGCCAGGTCTCCGGCTACGGGCTCGAGGCGCTGCTGCCCGAGAACGGTCACTCGCTCGCGAAGGTCATGGTCGGCTCCGAGGGCACGCTCGGCATCGTGCTCGGCGCGACGGTCAACCTTGTCGACATTCCCTCGTCGCCCGTGACGATCGCGCTCGGCTACCCGTCGATGGTCGCCGCGGCCGACGACGTCCCGGCGCTCCTCGACCAGCGCCCCGGCGCGATCGAGGGCCTGGATGCGCGCCTCGCCGACGCCGTTCGCCGTCACCACGGTGCCGAGGCCGTCGCGGCCCTGCCCGAGGGCGCGGGCTGGCTGCTCATCGAGATGCCGGGCGAGGACGAGATCGACGCGCTCGACCGCGCGCACAAGCTCGTCGCCGCATCCAGCGCAATTTCTTCCACCATCATCCCCGACGCTGCCGAGGCGCGCCGCCTGTGGAGGGTGCGCGAGGACGGCGTCGGCCTCGCGAGCCGCACGCTTTCGGGCGAGCAGGCCTGGCCCGGCTTTGAGGATGCCGCGGTGCCGCCCGAGAAGCTCGGCTCGTACCTGCGCGAGTTCGACAAGCTCACCGAGAAGCACGGCATCGAGGGCATGCCCTATGGCCACTTCGGCGACGGCTGCATCCACGTGCGCCTGTCGATCCCGCTCGAGCGCGACGGCTCGGCGCTGCGCGCGTTCATGCTGGATGCGGGCCGTCTCGTGGCGGAGTTCGGCGGCTCGATGTCGGGCGAGCACGGCGACGGCCGCGCCCGCGGCGAGCTGCTGCCGCTCATGTACTCCGAGAAGGCGATCGGCGCGTTTGGCGACCTCAAGGCGCTGTTCGATCCGAAGAACATCCTGAACCCCGACGTGCTCGTGAATCCGGCCCCGCTCGACGCGGACCTTCGTCGGCCGCAGGCGCTGCCGACCCCGCGCATCCGTGGTGGCTTTGCGTTCGCCGAGGACTCGGGGGACTTCACGAAGGCCGTGCACCGCTGCGTCGGCATGGGTAAGTGCCGTGCCGACAATCGCGACGCGGGCGGCTTCATGTGCCCGAGCTACATGGCGACGAAGGACGAGACGCACTCGACCCGCGGCCGCGCACGCGTGTTGCAGGAGATGACGAACGGCAAGCTCGTGAAGGACGGCTGGCAATCGCAGGAGGTCGCCGACTCGCTCGACCTGTGCCTGTCGTGCAAGGCGTGCTCGAGCGACTGCCCCGCGGGTGTCGACGTCGCGGCCTACAAGTCCGAGACGCTCTACCGCAAGTACAAGGGCCGACTGCGCCCGATAAACCACTACGTGCTCGGCCAGCTGCCGCGCTGGGAGCCGCTCATGTCGGCGTTCGCGCCGATCGTGAACGGGATGTTCAAGGTCGACTGGCTGCGCAAGTTCATCCTGCCGATCGCCGGCGTCGACAAGCGTCGCACGATCCCAAAGATCTCGGGGCGCACGTTCAAGCAGGATCGCGCCAAGGCAATGAAGGAAGGTAAGGCTATCCGGCCCGAGTCGCCGCGCACCGACCGTGATCGCATCATGGTGTGGGCCGACTCGTTCTCGAACGGCTTCAACCCCGAGATCGACCACGACGTCGTGCAGGTGCTGCAGAAGGTCGGCCTCGAGGTCGTCACCCCGAACAATCAGGTGTGCTGCGGCCTCACGTGGATCTCGACCGGCCAACTCGACGGCGCCCGCGCGCGGCTTTCGAAGCTGATGGATGAGTTTGGGCCGGTTGTGGATGCGGGCATCCCGATCGTGGGGGTCGAGCCGAGCTGTACCGCGGTGCTTAAGAGCGACCTGCTCGAGCTCTTCCCGGATGACCCGCGCGCGCGGAAGATCGCGGACTCGACCTACACGCTCGCCGAGGTGCTGAACGGCATGGCGCCTGTAAAGCCGGATCCGGACGTTTCGCTGCCGAGCCTCGACGGCGTCGAGCTCATCGTGCAGCCGCACTGCCACCAGCACGCGGTGATGGGTTTCGCGCCCGACCGGAAGCTGCTGAACTCGCTCGGCGCGAGGATCAACCAGCTCTCGGGCTGCTGTGGTCTCGCGGGGAACTTCGGCCTCGAGGCGGGGCACTACGAGACCTCGGTCGCCGTGGCCGAGAACTCGCTGCTGCCCGCGCTGCGCGAGGCGAGCGATGATGCGATCTTCCTCGCGGATGGCTACTCGTGCCGCACGCAGGCCGATCAGCTCGGAGACACCCAGGGCAAGCACCTCGCGACACTGCTCAACGAGCGCTTCTGA
- a CDS encoding DNA methyltransferase yields MHSSPSLLTELPALIAQGRQAAQDAVVKARSSAGTASSVANEVAPNALVHGDNLDALARLYASGERAKLVYLDPPFDSKADYRSRIHTRDDSGADLALEMHTYTDRWAGGTADYLRMLVPRLVLARELLTEDGAICVHLDWHSSHYVRVALDEVFGREHFVNSLVWSYRTGGASRTSAVPRKHDDLLVYRRSDRFRVAPLYERQYLAKSFMGSKVDARGRFYVDTILRDVLEGVITLVDDRGGEKVSDVREVNHDHEVSDDHPGNAASDDAGVHEVSVRPVLNLSAERTGYATQKPEGLLELLLRWMTAPGDLVVDPFGGSGTTAVVAQRLGRRWVSADASARSILVSRARLDGLGATYRLADATVPAVLADRGQVEQPASDNASNQPKASAGLTQRQASAHQLTSDFNWADGMFTLQSIPNASWLVEELGPARGQPQDTAARAAAGSGLGALAGWHVWAGEPTQQTASRIAGAWRNARGNLATTARAELPEHAAAWLELVSLTGARAMLRLDNGPR; encoded by the coding sequence ATGCACTCCTCGCCTTCGCTGCTCACCGAGCTTCCCGCGCTCATCGCGCAGGGGCGCCAGGCGGCTCAGGATGCGGTGGTCAAGGCCCGGAGTTCGGCCGGCACGGCTAGTAGTGTGGCCAACGAAGTCGCTCCCAACGCGCTCGTTCACGGCGATAACCTCGACGCACTTGCGCGACTCTACGCATCCGGCGAGCGAGCGAAGCTCGTTTACCTCGACCCGCCGTTCGACTCCAAGGCCGACTATCGCAGCCGCATCCACACGCGCGACGATAGCGGTGCCGACCTCGCGCTCGAGATGCACACCTACACCGATCGCTGGGCGGGCGGCACCGCCGACTACCTGCGGATGCTCGTGCCCCGGCTCGTGCTCGCGCGGGAGCTGCTCACCGAGGACGGCGCGATCTGCGTGCATCTCGACTGGCACTCGTCCCACTACGTGCGTGTCGCCCTCGACGAGGTGTTCGGCCGCGAGCACTTCGTGAACTCGCTCGTGTGGAGCTACCGGACCGGGGGAGCGTCGCGCACGAGCGCCGTGCCGCGTAAGCACGACGATCTGCTCGTGTATCGCCGCAGCGATCGCTTCCGCGTCGCGCCGCTCTACGAGCGCCAGTACCTCGCGAAGTCCTTTATGGGCAGCAAGGTGGATGCGCGGGGTCGCTTTTACGTCGACACGATCCTTCGCGACGTGCTCGAGGGCGTGATCACGCTGGTCGACGATCGAGGCGGCGAGAAGGTCAGCGACGTTCGCGAGGTCAACCACGATCACGAGGTCAGCGACGATCACCCGGGCAACGCGGCGAGCGACGACGCGGGCGTGCACGAGGTGAGCGTCCGTCCCGTCCTGAACCTCTCGGCGGAGCGCACCGGCTACGCGACGCAGAAACCGGAGGGGCTGCTCGAGCTGCTCCTCAGATGGATGACCGCCCCGGGTGATCTCGTCGTCGACCCGTTCGGTGGCTCGGGCACGACCGCGGTGGTCGCGCAGCGGCTCGGTCGCCGCTGGGTGAGCGCGGATGCGAGCGCCCGCTCGATCCTCGTGTCGCGGGCGCGACTCGACGGGCTCGGGGCGACCTATCGGCTCGCGGACGCGACGGTGCCGGCGGTGCTCGCGGATCGCGGTCAGGTCGAACAACCCGCATCGGACAACGCGTCGAACCAGCCCAAAGCATCAGCCGGCCTCACGCAGCGGCAAGCGTCTGCGCATCAACTCACCTCCGACTTCAACTGGGCGGATGGCATGTTCACCCTCCAATCCATCCCGAACGCGTCGTGGCTCGTCGAGGAACTCGGCCCGGCGCGCGGTCAGCCGCAAGACACCGCGGCGCGCGCGGCCGCAGGCTCTGGCCTCGGCGCGCTGGCGGGCTGGCACGTGTGGGCGGGGGAGCCGACGCAACAGACAGCATCCCGAATCGCCGGAGCATGGCGCAACGCGCGGGGGAACCTGGCAACAACCGCACGCGCGGAACTGCCAGAACACGCAGCAGCCTGGTTAGAGCTCGTATCGCTTACGGGCGCGCGAGCGATGCTTCGCCTCGACAACGGCCCGCGGTAG
- the betT gene encoding choline BCCT transporter BetT — protein MTLSPGRRNLGDRAPLSSDEMRQGTAVLAPPSETRPRVNWRVFIISAVVIIAFSMWAIFAPANAESTLQQVVGWIGENLGWWYVLTITVVIGFVIWVAVSKEGKVRLGPDHSRPQYKLFTWVAMLFAAGVGIDMLFYSVTGPIQHYMTPPNATPESAAAAEEAVVWTMFHYGVGGWSVYSLLGMAMGYFAYRWGMPLSIRAAIYPLFGKRVKGAVGDTIDIFALIGTVFGVATSMGIGVVLLNIGFAWLFGLEEGLALQIALIIVAVVLTIAACTSGVDKGIRWISELNLWSAGAMIVYILVTGQTGYLLNALVANIGKFIATFPGRTLETMVYQDGGSAWMSGQTLFFWAFWLAWGPFVGLFLARISRGRTLREFVIAAITAPVLCDFLIVSIFGNSALFEVRENGNMEFAQLAMESPEHGWYALLEMFPGAAFLIGLGTLSGLLFYLTSANSGAMVMSNFSSSIADPSQDGPKWLRIFWAILTAVLTIAMLVAGGVTTMEYATLIFGLPVTIVAYLVMASFSKVLRMERAEREGRALRRRTVSASGGSVPEKTWRQRLANMRSYPSKNAVAQFVTRVAHPALEEVSREFAKQGYASELTATPGGETGVTGYTLVIDMAAQQNFHYEVEAVEAPVPMFGGRMSRETDVYYRLEVFTRTGSEGYDLMGLSKQQVINDVIDRFESHLSFLQHSNDVDAASVLTPPVTTGQHAAVAASTADADAPTIEREPGQAAD, from the coding sequence ATGACGCTAAGCCCTGGCCGCAGAAACCTCGGAGACCGAGCCCCGCTTTCGAGCGATGAGATGCGCCAGGGAACGGCAGTATTGGCCCCTCCAAGCGAGACCCGACCTCGCGTCAACTGGCGGGTGTTCATCATCTCGGCCGTCGTGATCATCGCGTTCTCGATGTGGGCGATCTTCGCGCCAGCGAACGCCGAGTCGACGCTGCAGCAGGTTGTCGGGTGGATCGGCGAGAACCTCGGCTGGTGGTACGTGCTCACGATCACCGTCGTCATCGGCTTTGTGATCTGGGTCGCCGTCTCCAAGGAGGGCAAGGTTCGCCTCGGTCCCGACCACTCGCGGCCGCAGTACAAGTTGTTCACGTGGGTCGCGATGCTGTTCGCCGCGGGCGTCGGCATCGACATGCTGTTCTATTCGGTCACCGGGCCGATCCAGCACTACATGACGCCGCCGAACGCGACGCCCGAATCCGCGGCGGCCGCCGAGGAAGCCGTTGTCTGGACGATGTTCCACTACGGCGTCGGCGGTTGGTCGGTGTACTCGCTGCTCGGCATGGCCATGGGCTACTTCGCGTATCGCTGGGGCATGCCGCTGTCGATCCGCGCGGCGATCTATCCCCTGTTCGGCAAGCGTGTGAAGGGCGCGGTCGGCGACACGATCGACATCTTCGCGCTGATCGGCACCGTGTTCGGCGTCGCGACCTCGATGGGGATCGGCGTCGTGCTGCTCAACATCGGCTTCGCGTGGCTCTTCGGCCTCGAGGAGGGCCTCGCGCTGCAGATCGCGCTGATCATCGTGGCCGTCGTCCTCACCATCGCGGCGTGTACGTCGGGAGTCGACAAAGGAATCCGCTGGATCTCCGAACTCAATCTCTGGAGCGCGGGCGCGATGATCGTGTACATCCTCGTGACCGGCCAGACCGGCTACCTGCTCAACGCGCTCGTCGCGAACATCGGCAAGTTCATCGCGACCTTCCCCGGCCGCACCCTCGAGACCATGGTCTATCAGGATGGTGGCTCCGCGTGGATGTCCGGGCAGACCCTATTCTTCTGGGCATTCTGGCTCGCGTGGGGTCCCTTCGTCGGCTTGTTCCTCGCCCGCATCTCGCGCGGCCGGACGCTGCGCGAATTCGTCATCGCGGCGATCACGGCGCCCGTGCTCTGTGACTTCCTCATCGTCTCGATCTTCGGCAACAGCGCACTCTTCGAGGTGCGCGAGAACGGAAACATGGAGTTCGCCCAGCTCGCGATGGAAAGCCCCGAGCACGGCTGGTACGCGCTGCTTGAGATGTTCCCCGGTGCCGCATTCCTCATCGGCCTCGGCACCCTCTCCGGATTGCTCTTCTACCTCACAAGCGCGAACTCGGGCGCGATGGTGATGTCCAACTTCTCGTCCTCGATCGCCGATCCGAGCCAGGACGGTCCCAAGTGGCTGCGCATCTTCTGGGCGATTCTCACGGCTGTGCTCACGATCGCGATGCTCGTCGCGGGTGGCGTCACGACCATGGAGTACGCGACCCTGATCTTCGGCCTACCCGTCACGATCGTGGCGTACCTCGTCATGGCCTCGTTCTCGAAGGTGCTGCGCATGGAGCGCGCGGAACGCGAAGGCCGCGCGCTGCGGCGCCGCACGGTGTCCGCGAGCGGCGGCAGCGTGCCCGAAAAGACGTGGCGCCAGCGGCTCGCGAACATGCGGTCGTACCCGTCGAAAAATGCCGTGGCGCAGTTTGTCACGCGAGTCGCGCATCCTGCACTCGAAGAGGTGAGCCGCGAGTTCGCGAAGCAGGGCTATGCGAGCGAGCTGACGGCAACGCCTGGTGGGGAGACTGGAGTGACCGGCTACACGCTCGTCATCGACATGGCTGCGCAGCAGAATTTCCACTACGAGGTGGAGGCGGTTGAGGCGCCGGTGCCGATGTTCGGCGGCCGCATGTCGCGCGAGACGGACGTGTACTACCGCCTGGAAGTGTTCACGCGGACCGGTTCGGAAGGATACGACCTCATGGGTCTGTCGAAGCAGCAGGTGATCAACGACGTCATCGACCGGTTCGAGTCACACCTCAGCTTCCTGCAACACTCGAACGACGTGGATGCGGCGTCTGTGCTTACCCCGCCGGTCACGACGGGGCAGCACGCTGCGGTGGCCGCTTCGACTGCGGATGCGGATGCCCCGACGATCGAGCGCGAGCCGGGGCAGGCCGCGGACTAG
- the thrC gene encoding threonine synthase — protein sequence MKYVSTRGQMAPASFSDVLLDGLASDGGLVVPAEIPTISAEQRESWRELSYPDLAIEIVSLYATDIPREDLEKIIRAAYSAERFAAPETVPLTKLDARITLVGLSEGPTMAFKDLAMQFLGEVMPYVLQKRDRTLNILGATSGDTGSAAEHAFRGKPNISVFMLSPQGRMSAVQRAQMYSLDDENIHNIAIDGNFDDCQNLVKVINNDAEFKAKHAIGAVNSINFGRICAQIVYYFWAWLRATDALTPEQREATVTTAERETSLISIAVPSGNFGNIFAGHLARQMGLPIHRLILATNENNVLDEFFRTGIYTPRTRENTLVTSSPSMDISKASNLERFVRELFGEDVDAFVESWTQLDSEGTLNLTAFLPRFIEEFGIITDSSTHEDRIETIRSEFEATGVIVDPHTADGLTVARRLNEVEGRILVLETAKPEKFGETIEEALGDETPAPSPELQALLALPQHTVEMTNSADELRDYIVEHAPAAK from the coding sequence ATGAAATACGTCTCGACCCGTGGCCAGATGGCACCGGCAAGTTTCTCGGATGTTCTTCTGGACGGACTCGCATCGGATGGCGGCCTCGTCGTGCCGGCCGAGATCCCGACGATTTCAGCGGAGCAGCGCGAGTCCTGGCGAGAGCTGAGCTACCCCGACCTCGCGATCGAGATCGTGAGCCTCTACGCGACGGACATCCCGCGCGAGGATCTCGAGAAGATCATCCGCGCCGCATACTCGGCCGAGCGCTTCGCCGCACCCGAGACGGTGCCACTCACGAAGCTCGACGCCCGCATCACGCTCGTCGGCCTCTCCGAAGGTCCGACGATGGCGTTCAAGGATCTTGCGATGCAGTTCCTCGGCGAGGTCATGCCGTACGTGCTGCAGAAGCGCGACCGCACCCTCAATATTCTCGGTGCGACTTCGGGCGACACCGGGTCCGCTGCCGAGCACGCGTTCCGCGGCAAGCCGAACATCAGCGTGTTCATGCTCTCGCCGCAGGGTCGCATGAGCGCCGTGCAACGCGCGCAGATGTACAGCCTCGACGACGAGAACATCCACAACATCGCGATCGACGGCAACTTCGATGACTGCCAGAACCTCGTCAAGGTCATCAACAACGACGCGGAGTTCAAGGCCAAGCACGCGATCGGCGCGGTCAACTCAATCAACTTCGGCCGCATTTGCGCGCAGATCGTCTACTACTTCTGGGCGTGGCTGCGGGCAACGGATGCGTTGACCCCCGAGCAGCGCGAGGCCACCGTCACGACGGCGGAGCGCGAGACGAGCCTCATCTCGATCGCGGTGCCCTCGGGTAACTTCGGCAACATCTTCGCCGGCCACCTCGCACGCCAGATGGGCCTGCCCATCCACCGACTCATCCTTGCGACCAACGAGAACAACGTGCTCGACGAGTTCTTCCGCACCGGCATCTACACGCCGCGCACCCGCGAGAACACGCTCGTCACGAGCAGCCCGTCGATGGACATCTCGAAGGCGTCGAACCTCGAACGCTTCGTGCGCGAGCTCTTCGGCGAAGACGTGGATGCGTTCGTCGAGTCGTGGACCCAGCTTGACTCGGAGGGCACGTTGAACCTCACCGCGTTCCTGCCGCGCTTCATCGAGGAGTTCGGCATCATCACCGACTCGAGCACGCACGAGGACCGCATCGAGACCATCCGCAGCGAGTTCGAGGCGACCGGCGTGATCGTCGACCCACACACGGCTGATGGCCTCACCGTCGCGCGCCGACTCAACGAGGTTGAGGGTCGCATCCTTGTGCTTGAGACCGCGAAGCCCGAGAAGTTTGGCGAGACGATCGAGGAGGCGCTCGGCGACGAGACGCCCGCGCCGTCGCCGGAGCTGCAGGCGCTGCTCGCGCTGCCGCAGCACACCGTCGAGATGACGAACTCGGCCGATGAGCTGCGCGATTACATCGTGGAGCACGCACCAGCCGCGAAATAG